One Defluviimonas sp. SAOS-178_SWC DNA window includes the following coding sequences:
- a CDS encoding ligase-associated DNA damage response DEXH box helicase, whose product MRALPAPFSDWFSARGWSIHPHQQTLLDRAADPALLLIAPTGGGKTLAGFLSSLVELADGAHKGLHTLYISPLKALAADIRRNLTAPVTEMKLPIRIEDRTGDTSYTKRRRQRADPPHILLTTPESLALLLSYEDAPRIFAGLSRVIVDEVHALAESKRGDQLMLGLARLDRLAPGLRRVGLSATVEDPGAIARFLARHPDRCEIVHADPGPDPEIAMLETETPPPWAGGGGRYAIPEVLAEIRRHKITLIFHNTRAQAELFFRDLWLANDEGLPIAIHHGSLAREARERVEAAMVAGELRAVVCTGSLDLGIDWGDVDLVIQVGAPKNVKRLVQRIGRANHRYNAPSKALLVPANRWEVVECQAALDAVKDHDLDGDPRGPGPRDVLCQHILIAACSGPVSADEMYREVRSAGPYADLSRSDFDACLDFCATGGYALKAYDRWQRLMLRNGRWTLRDPRAARDIRMNIGTITDAEMVKVRWQNRMGGAPLGEVEESFASTLTPGETFLIGGQVVRFIGLRELALEVAPAPGREPKIAVYSGTKFSTSTQLSERIFRMLQAQSWPNLPAATAEWLSLQREVSRLPARDRLLVESFPAEGRAHLCVYGFMGRAAQQTLGLLLTHRMEELGLNPLGFVSTDYATLIWGLDPVTDAAALLDREGLRTGLGTWLAGNAVMKRTFRNVALVAGLIARNLPGARKSGRQATFSSDILYDTLRRYDPDHLLMQVTREEAMRGLVNFGRIEAMLDRVGGRIDHLTLPRVTPLAAPLFLEHGRVPVDGAARERLLAETAERLMAEAGLG is encoded by the coding sequence ATGCGTGCCCTCCCCGCCCCGTTTTCAGACTGGTTCTCTGCCCGTGGCTGGTCCATCCATCCGCATCAGCAGACGCTGCTCGACCGGGCGGCGGATCCCGCACTCCTCCTTATCGCGCCGACCGGCGGCGGTAAGACGCTGGCGGGGTTCCTGTCCTCTCTGGTCGAGCTTGCGGACGGGGCGCACAAGGGCCTTCACACGCTCTACATATCCCCCCTCAAGGCGCTCGCGGCCGATATCCGGCGCAACCTGACGGCGCCCGTCACCGAAATGAAGCTGCCGATCCGGATCGAGGACCGGACCGGCGATACCTCCTACACCAAACGCCGCCGCCAGCGCGCCGACCCGCCGCATATCCTTCTGACGACGCCTGAAAGCCTCGCCCTGCTTCTCAGCTACGAGGACGCACCGCGCATCTTCGCAGGCCTCAGCCGCGTGATCGTGGACGAGGTCCACGCGCTTGCCGAGTCGAAGCGCGGCGACCAGTTGATGCTCGGCCTCGCGCGGCTCGACCGCCTCGCTCCGGGTCTGCGCCGCGTGGGACTGTCCGCGACCGTCGAGGATCCCGGTGCAATCGCCCGCTTCCTCGCCCGCCACCCGGACCGGTGCGAGATCGTTCATGCCGATCCTGGCCCCGACCCTGAGATCGCCATGCTGGAAACGGAAACGCCGCCACCCTGGGCCGGCGGCGGCGGGCGCTACGCGATACCCGAAGTCCTGGCCGAGATCCGACGCCACAAGATCACCCTGATCTTCCACAACACCCGCGCGCAGGCGGAACTTTTTTTCCGCGACCTCTGGCTCGCGAACGACGAGGGCCTGCCGATCGCCATCCACCACGGCTCGCTCGCCCGCGAGGCCCGTGAAAGGGTGGAAGCGGCGATGGTCGCCGGAGAGCTGCGCGCCGTCGTCTGCACCGGCTCACTCGATCTCGGGATCGACTGGGGCGACGTCGACCTTGTGATCCAGGTCGGCGCGCCGAAGAACGTCAAGCGGCTGGTGCAGCGGATCGGCCGGGCGAACCACCGCTACAACGCCCCGTCGAAGGCGCTTTTGGTGCCGGCGAACCGCTGGGAGGTGGTTGAATGCCAGGCCGCGCTTGACGCGGTGAAGGATCACGACCTCGACGGCGATCCGCGCGGGCCGGGGCCGCGCGACGTCCTGTGCCAGCACATCCTTATCGCCGCGTGCTCCGGCCCCGTCTCCGCCGACGAGATGTACCGCGAAGTGAGAAGCGCCGGCCCCTATGCGGACCTGTCGCGCTCCGACTTCGATGCGTGCCTCGATTTTTGCGCGACCGGGGGCTACGCGCTCAAGGCCTACGACCGCTGGCAGCGGCTGATGCTCAGGAACGGCCGCTGGACCCTTCGTGACCCCCGCGCGGCGCGCGACATCCGCATGAACATCGGCACGATCACCGATGCCGAGATGGTCAAGGTCCGCTGGCAGAACCGCATGGGCGGCGCCCCCCTCGGCGAGGTCGAGGAAAGCTTCGCCTCGACGCTCACGCCCGGCGAAACCTTCCTGATCGGCGGTCAGGTCGTGCGCTTCATCGGCTTGCGCGAACTCGCCCTTGAAGTCGCCCCCGCACCGGGTCGCGAACCGAAGATCGCGGTCTATTCGGGCACCAAGTTTTCCACCTCGACCCAGCTTTCGGAGCGTATCTTCAGGATGCTTCAGGCGCAAAGCTGGCCGAACCTTCCCGCCGCCACCGCCGAGTGGCTGAGCCTTCAGCGCGAGGTGTCGCGCCTGCCTGCGCGCGACCGGCTTCTGGTCGAAAGCTTTCCGGCCGAAGGGCGGGCGCATCTTTGCGTCTACGGCTTCATGGGCCGCGCCGCGCAGCAGACGCTCGGTCTCCTCCTCACCCACCGGATGGAGGAGCTTGGCCTCAACCCCCTGGGCTTCGTCTCGACCGACTACGCGACGCTGATCTGGGGGCTCGACCCGGTCACCGATGCCGCAGCCCTTCTCGACCGCGAGGGCTTGCGCACCGGGCTCGGCACCTGGCTGGCCGGCAATGCGGTGATGAAACGCACCTTCCGCAATGTCGCCCTCGTCGCGGGACTGATCGCCCGCAACCTGCCGGGCGCGCGGAAATCGGGCCGGCAGGCGACATTCTCGTCGGACATCCTGTATGACACGTTGCGGCGCTACGATCCTGACCACCTCCTGATGCAGGTCACGCGGGAAGAGGCGATGCGCGGGCTGGTGAATTTCGGGCGGATCGAGGCGATGCTCGACAGGGTGGGGGGCCGGATCGACCACCTCACCCTGCCCCGCGTCACGCCCCTGGCCGCGCCGCTCTTCCTCGAACACGGGCGGGTGCCGGTGGACGGCGCGGCGCGCGAGCGGCTTCTGGCCGAGACGGCGGAGCGGCTGATGGCCGAGGCGGGGCTCGGCTGA
- the pdeM gene encoding ligase-associated DNA damage response endonuclease PdeM, whose translation MNSYAFSFAGATLSALPSGALHWPAEACLVVSDLHLGRSERYARRAGALLPPYEVADTLARLDADIAATNPRLVICLGDSFDDLQASELAEDEALWLARLMAGRRWVWVEGNHDPGPVGLGGEHRAELGHGPLWFRHIAVPGGRAEVSGHYHPKLRLAGQSRRCFLVGGERVILPAYGTYTGGLGATDPALCDLMGSGTVAVLTGKVARPVPVPAKGRWG comes from the coding sequence ATGAACAGCTATGCCTTTTCCTTCGCCGGCGCCACACTTTCGGCCCTGCCATCCGGCGCGCTACACTGGCCGGCGGAAGCCTGCCTTGTCGTCTCGGATCTGCATCTCGGCCGGTCGGAGCGTTATGCGCGGCGCGCGGGGGCGCTTCTGCCGCCCTACGAGGTCGCCGACACGCTCGCCCGGCTCGACGCGGATATCGCGGCCACGAACCCACGTCTGGTGATCTGCCTTGGCGACTCGTTCGACGATCTCCAGGCCTCAGAGTTGGCGGAGGACGAAGCGCTCTGGCTTGCCCGCCTGATGGCCGGCCGACGCTGGGTCTGGGTCGAGGGCAATCACGATCCGGGGCCCGTCGGCCTTGGCGGCGAGCATCGCGCGGAGCTCGGGCATGGTCCGCTTTGGTTCCGCCATATCGCGGTCCCGGGGGGGCGCGCCGAGGTCTCGGGCCATTACCACCCGAAACTTCGGCTTGCGGGCCAGTCCCGACGCTGCTTTCTTGTCGGTGGCGAACGAGTGATCCTGCCGGCCTACGGCACCTATACCGGCGGTCTCGGCGCGACGGATCCGGCCCTCTGCGACCTGATGGGGTCGGGCACGGTGGCCGTTCTGACCGGAAAAGTGGCCCGCCCGGTGCCCGTGCCGGCGAAAGGGAGATGGGGATGA
- a CDS encoding PaaI family thioesterase — MNSQVDTALAEKLRASFARQSLMTTFAAELTAIRPGECEITAPILALARQQHDVGHAGLTFALGDTAAGYAALSLMPEDAEVMTAEMKINLMAPARGDRLIATGRVVRAGRRLTIVTAEVEAESGGQRKLVALLQGTMVPVAPA; from the coding sequence ATGAACAGTCAGGTTGACACCGCCCTTGCCGAGAAACTGCGCGCGAGTTTCGCCCGCCAGAGCCTGATGACGACCTTCGCCGCCGAACTGACGGCGATCCGGCCCGGCGAATGCGAGATCACGGCGCCGATCCTGGCGTTGGCCCGCCAGCAGCACGACGTCGGCCATGCCGGCCTGACCTTTGCCCTCGGTGACACGGCCGCCGGCTACGCAGCTCTGTCCCTCATGCCCGAGGATGCCGAAGTGATGACCGCCGAGATGAAGATCAACCTCATGGCGCCGGCAAGAGGCGACCGGCTGATCGCGACCGGCCGCGTCGTCAGGGCGGGACGCAGGCTCACCATCGTCACGGCCGAGGTCGAGGCCGAATCCGGCGGGCAGCGCAAGCTGGTCGCGCTTCTGCAGGGCACGATGGTGCCCGTCGCCCCGGCCTGA
- the folD gene encoding bifunctional methylenetetrahydrofolate dehydrogenase/methenyltetrahydrofolate cyclohydrolase FolD — MSAKIIDGKAFAARVRGEVAAHVARLKEENGITPGLAVVLVGEDPASEVYVRSKGKSTVEAGMNSYEHKLPAETSEADLLALIARLNADPAVHGILVQLPLPKHLNSDLVINTIDPAKDVDGFHISNVGLLGTGQKSMVPCTPLGCLMMLRDHHGSLAGMDAVVVGRSNIVGKPMAQLLLGDSCTVTIAHSRTKDLGVVCRRADILVAAVGRPEMIKGDWVKPGATVIDVGINRIERDGKTKLVGDADFESCAKVAGAITPVPGGVGPMTIACLLANTLTAACRVNGINEPEGLTA, encoded by the coding sequence ATGAGTGCGAAGATCATCGACGGCAAGGCCTTTGCGGCCAGGGTGCGGGGCGAGGTCGCGGCCCATGTCGCGCGGCTGAAGGAAGAGAACGGGATCACGCCGGGCCTCGCGGTGGTTCTGGTCGGCGAGGATCCGGCGAGCGAGGTCTATGTCCGCTCGAAGGGCAAGTCGACGGTCGAGGCGGGGATGAACTCCTACGAGCACAAGCTGCCGGCGGAGACCTCGGAGGCCGATCTCCTGGCGCTGATCGCACGGCTGAACGCCGATCCGGCGGTGCACGGGATCCTGGTGCAGCTGCCCTTGCCGAAGCACCTGAACTCCGACCTCGTGATCAACACGATCGACCCGGCGAAGGATGTCGACGGGTTCCACATCTCGAATGTCGGGCTTCTTGGCACCGGGCAGAAGTCGATGGTGCCCTGCACGCCCTTGGGCTGTCTGATGATGCTGCGCGACCACCACGGGTCGCTCGCCGGGATGGACGCGGTCGTGGTCGGCCGCTCGAACATCGTCGGCAAGCCGATGGCGCAGCTTCTTCTCGGCGACAGCTGCACGGTGACGATCGCGCACAGCCGCACGAAGGACCTCGGCGTGGTCTGCCGCCGCGCCGACATCCTCGTCGCCGCCGTCGGCCGGCCCGAGATGATCAAGGGCGACTGGGTCAAGCCAGGCGCCACCGTGATCGATGTCGGCATCAACCGCATCGAGCGGGACGGCAAGACGAAGCTCGTCGGCGATGCCGACTTCGAGAGCTGCGCCAAGGTCGCCGGCGCCATCACCCCCGTCCCCGGAGGCGTCGGCCCCATGACCATCGCCTGCCTCCTCGCAAACACCCTCACCGCCGCATGCCGCGTAAACGGAATCAACGAACCAGAAGGCCTCACTGCCTGA
- a CDS encoding bifunctional 5,10-methylenetetrahydrofolate dehydrogenase/5,10-methenyltetrahydrofolate cyclohydrolase has product MSATIIDGRAIARRMLAEVAAEAAHLSGEGWAPRLVSISVGDVAAAELYVRNQQKQADGAGVAFEARTYPPDISLEQLTGVLHGLNADPRVNGIIIQRPLPAHIPVKELQRAIHPLKDVEGMHPASIGNIVYNDLALGPCTAVAAVEILKTLPLKIEGLDVTVIGHSEIVGKPIAFLMMGLGATVTVCHHMTRQVAVHSRRADAVFVAVGKPGLVTGAMLQPGAALIDIGINRIETPEGPRTVGDADYGSCAEVAGWITPVPGGVGPVTVAMLMKNAVLATRLQKAQYRDAYAIAN; this is encoded by the coding sequence ATGAGTGCGACGATCATCGACGGCAGGGCGATTGCGCGGCGCATGCTGGCCGAGGTCGCGGCGGAGGCGGCGCACCTTTCGGGCGAGGGCTGGGCGCCGCGGCTCGTCTCGATCTCGGTCGGGGATGTCGCGGCGGCGGAGCTTTACGTCCGCAACCAGCAGAAGCAGGCCGACGGTGCCGGTGTGGCCTTCGAGGCGCGGACCTATCCGCCCGACATCTCGCTTGAGCAGCTGACCGGGGTCCTGCACGGGCTGAACGCCGATCCGCGCGTGAACGGCATCATCATCCAGCGTCCGCTGCCGGCGCATATCCCAGTGAAGGAGCTGCAGCGCGCCATCCATCCCCTGAAGGATGTCGAGGGCATGCACCCGGCCTCGATCGGCAATATCGTCTACAACGACCTGGCGCTCGGCCCTTGCACGGCGGTGGCGGCGGTGGAGATCCTGAAGACCCTCCCCCTGAAGATCGAGGGGCTCGACGTGACGGTGATCGGCCATTCCGAGATCGTCGGCAAGCCGATCGCCTTCCTGATGATGGGGCTGGGCGCGACGGTGACGGTCTGCCATCACATGACGCGGCAGGTGGCGGTGCATTCGCGCCGGGCCGATGCGGTCTTCGTCGCGGTGGGCAAGCCCGGCCTTGTCACCGGCGCGATGCTGCAACCGGGCGCGGCGCTGATCGATATCGGCATCAACCGGATCGAGACGCCGGAGGGGCCGCGCACGGTGGGTGACGCCGATTACGGCAGCTGCGCCGAGGTGGCGGGCTGGATCACGCCGGTTCCGGGCGGCGTCGGGCCGGTCACGGTGGCGATGCTGATGAAGAATGCGGTTCTTGCGACGCGGCTGCAGAAGGCGCAGTACCGCGATGCCTATGCGATTGCGAATTGA
- a CDS encoding formate--tetrahydrofolate ligase: MAFKTDIEIAREARKRPIMEIGDKLGIPSEHLLPYGHDKAKVSQAFIRSLEGRKDGKLVLVTAINPTPAGEGKTTTTVGLGDGLNRIGKKAVICIREASLGPNFGMKGGAAGGGYAQVVPMEEMNLHFTGDFHAITSAHNLLSAMIDNHIYWGNALQIDARRVSWRRVMDMNDRALRDIVVSLGGVSNGFPRQTGFDITVASEVMAILCLSKDLEDLQKRLGDIVVAYTRDKTPVYARDIKADGAMTVLLKDAMQPNLVQTLENNPAFVHGGPFANIAHGCNSVIATKTALKLGEYVVTEAGFGADLGAEKFFDIKCRKAGLKPAAAVIVATVRAMKMNGGVAKADLGAENVAAVQKGCPNLGRHIANVKSFGVPVVVAINHFYSDTDAEIAAVKAYVAEQGAEAILCKHWANGSAGIEDLARKVVEMAEGGSANFAPLYPDEMPLFQKIETIAKRIYHADEVIADKSVREQLKAWEAAGYGHLPVCMAKTQYSFTTDPNVRGAPTGHSVPVREVRLSAGAGFIVVICGEIMTMPGLPKVPSAEVIRLNDAGHVEGLF; this comes from the coding sequence ATGGCGTTCAAGACGGATATTGAGATTGCGCGGGAAGCGCGGAAGCGTCCGATCATGGAGATCGGGGACAAGCTCGGGATTCCTTCGGAGCATCTTCTGCCCTACGGTCATGACAAGGCGAAGGTGAGCCAGGCGTTCATCCGGTCTCTGGAGGGTCGGAAGGACGGCAAGCTGGTTCTGGTGACGGCGATCAACCCGACGCCTGCGGGCGAGGGCAAGACGACGACGACGGTGGGTCTTGGCGACGGGTTGAACCGGATCGGCAAGAAGGCGGTGATCTGCATCCGCGAGGCGTCGCTGGGGCCGAACTTCGGGATGAAGGGCGGGGCGGCCGGGGGCGGCTACGCGCAGGTGGTGCCGATGGAGGAGATGAACCTTCACTTCACCGGCGACTTCCACGCGATCACGAGCGCGCACAACCTGCTTTCCGCGATGATCGACAACCACATCTACTGGGGCAACGCGCTCCAGATCGACGCGCGGCGGGTGAGCTGGCGGCGGGTGATGGACATGAACGACCGGGCGCTTCGGGACATCGTGGTGAGCCTTGGCGGCGTGTCGAACGGCTTCCCGCGCCAGACCGGGTTCGACATCACGGTGGCCTCCGAGGTGATGGCGATCCTGTGCCTGTCGAAGGATCTTGAGGATCTGCAGAAGCGGCTCGGCGACATCGTGGTGGCCTATACCCGCGACAAGACGCCGGTCTACGCCCGCGACATCAAGGCCGACGGGGCGATGACGGTGCTTCTGAAGGACGCGATGCAGCCGAACCTGGTGCAGACGCTGGAGAACAACCCGGCCTTCGTGCATGGCGGCCCCTTCGCCAATATCGCGCATGGCTGCAACTCGGTGATCGCGACGAAGACGGCGCTGAAGCTGGGTGAGTATGTGGTGACCGAGGCCGGCTTCGGGGCCGATCTCGGGGCGGAGAAATTCTTCGACATCAAGTGCCGCAAGGCGGGTCTGAAGCCGGCGGCGGCGGTGATCGTGGCGACGGTGCGGGCGATGAAGATGAACGGCGGGGTGGCGAAGGCCGATCTCGGGGCGGAGAACGTGGCGGCGGTGCAGAAGGGCTGCCCGAACCTCGGCCGCCACATCGCCAACGTGAAGTCGTTCGGGGTGCCGGTGGTGGTGGCGATCAACCACTTCTACAGCGACACCGATGCCGAGATCGCGGCGGTGAAGGCCTATGTCGCCGAGCAGGGCGCCGAGGCGATCCTGTGCAAGCACTGGGCGAACGGGTCGGCCGGGATCGAGGATCTCGCGCGGAAGGTTGTGGAGATGGCGGAGGGCGGTTCGGCGAACTTCGCGCCGCTCTATCCCGACGAGATGCCGCTCTTCCAGAAGATCGAGACCATCGCGAAGCGGATCTACCACGCCGACGAGGTGATCGCCGACAAGTCGGTGCGCGAGCAGCTGAAGGCCTGGGAGGCGGCGGGCTACGGCCATCTGCCGGTCTGCATGGCCAAGACCCAGTACAGCTTCACCACCGATCCGAACGTGCGGGGCGCGCCGACGGGTCATTCGGTGCCGGTGCGCGAGGTGCGGCTCAGCGCCGGGGCGGGGTTCATCGTGGTGATCTGCGGCGAGATCATGACCATGCCGGGCCTGCCCAAGGTGCCGTCGGCGGAGGTGATCCGGCTGAACGACGCGGGCCATGTCGAGGGCCTGTTCTAA
- a CDS encoding methyltransferase domain-containing protein has translation MSGRSDWNPESYARFGGLRLRPALDLLAQVGELPKGDIVDLGCGNGAAGPALAARYAGRRIIGLDASPAMLASARKGGAYHQLIEGDAAAWRAEAPVALVFSNAALHWLSDHAALMPNLAAQLAPGGTLAVQMPRQYGAPSHRFLRDFAAEMFPDRFDLAAWRAPVSPPVEYHRMLSGLGRVNVWETDYVQRVEPVADGHPVRRFTESTAMRPYLDLMSQAEIAEFLARYEAALAAAYPIEPDGSVLFPFRRLFFTLTL, from the coding sequence ATGTCTGGTCGGAGCGATTGGAACCCGGAAAGCTACGCGCGCTTCGGCGGCCTCCGTTTGCGGCCGGCGCTCGACCTTCTGGCTCAGGTCGGCGAGTTGCCCAAGGGCGACATCGTCGATCTGGGCTGCGGCAACGGGGCGGCCGGGCCGGCGCTGGCGGCGCGTTACGCCGGGCGACGGATCATCGGCCTCGATGCATCGCCCGCCATGCTCGCGTCGGCGCGGAAGGGCGGGGCCTATCATCAACTGATCGAAGGCGACGCGGCTGCGTGGCGCGCCGAAGCGCCGGTGGCCCTGGTCTTTTCCAACGCCGCGCTGCACTGGCTTTCCGATCACGCCGCGCTGATGCCGAACCTCGCCGCGCAACTGGCCCCGGGCGGTACGCTCGCGGTGCAGATGCCACGCCAGTACGGCGCGCCGTCGCATCGGTTCCTACGCGATTTCGCGGCCGAGATGTTTCCCGATCGCTTCGATCTTGCGGCCTGGAGGGCGCCGGTCTCGCCGCCGGTGGAGTATCACCGGATGCTCTCGGGTCTCGGCCGGGTCAATGTGTGGGAGACCGACTACGTCCAGCGGGTGGAGCCGGTCGCGGACGGCCATCCGGTCCGGCGGTTCACCGAATCGACGGCGATGCGGCCCTATCTCGACCTGATGTCGCAGGCGGAAATCGCTGAATTCCTTGCGCGCTATGAGGCTGCGCTGGCGGCCGCCTATCCGATCGAGCCGGACGGGTCGGTCCTCTTCCCCTTCCGCCGGCTCTTCTTCACCCTCACGCTTTGA
- the ftsH gene encoding ATP-dependent zinc metalloprotease FtsH, with protein sequence MGNARNIAFWVVLFLLILALFNLFGNGQTTMNSRTLAYSDFIQKVDKGEVSAVVIDGEQVQVQTKDGQTYVTIQPQSEQMNDKLVETLIGKNISVKAERQQQSGFFSVLSLWLPFLVLIGIWIFFMNRMQGGGRGGAMGFGKSRAKLLTEKHGRVTFDDVAGIDEAKEELEEIVEFLRNPQKFSRLGGKIPKGALLVGPPGTGKTLLARAIAGEAGVPFFTISGSDFVEMFVGVGASRVRDMFEQAKKNAPCIVFIDEIDAVGRSRGVGYGGGNDEREQTLNQLLVEMDGFEANEGIIIVAATNRPDVLDPALLRPGRFDRQVQVPNPDIKGREKILGVHARKVPLGPDVDLRIIARGTPGFSGADLANLVNEAALLAARIGRRFVSLDDFEKAKDKVMMGPERRSMVMTEDEKKLTAYHEAGHAIVGIHVPQHDPVHKVTIIPRGRALGVTFYLPERDKLSMTREAALSRLASVMGGKAAEELVFGPQNVTNGAYSDIQHVTNLATAMVSQWGMSDKLGNINYTSTQESFLGNQSHFNASEESREIIDQEVRRLVDEAYERAKTILKDNWQEMENLAQGLLEYETLTGEDMMRVIRGEAPKSGDDSDDGSDKGPAAPSLTAIPKTKKPKAPKGGGMEPEPSA encoded by the coding sequence TTGGGTAACGCGAGAAACATCGCCTTCTGGGTCGTGCTGTTCCTGTTGATCCTGGCGCTGTTCAACCTTTTCGGGAACGGTCAGACGACGATGAATTCCCGGACCCTGGCCTATTCCGACTTCATCCAGAAGGTCGACAAGGGCGAGGTGAGCGCGGTCGTGATCGACGGCGAACAGGTGCAGGTCCAGACCAAGGACGGGCAGACCTACGTGACGATCCAGCCGCAGAGCGAGCAGATGAACGACAAGCTTGTCGAGACGCTGATCGGCAAGAACATCTCCGTCAAGGCCGAGCGTCAGCAGCAATCGGGCTTCTTCTCGGTCCTGTCGCTGTGGCTGCCGTTCCTCGTCCTGATCGGCATCTGGATCTTCTTCATGAACCGGATGCAGGGCGGCGGACGCGGCGGCGCGATGGGCTTTGGCAAGTCGCGCGCCAAGCTTCTGACCGAAAAGCATGGCCGGGTGACCTTTGACGACGTGGCCGGCATCGACGAGGCAAAGGAAGAACTGGAAGAGATCGTCGAGTTCCTGCGCAACCCGCAGAAATTCTCGCGCCTCGGCGGCAAGATCCCGAAAGGCGCGCTGTTGGTCGGCCCTCCGGGCACCGGCAAGACGCTTCTGGCCCGCGCCATCGCGGGCGAGGCGGGCGTCCCCTTCTTCACCATTTCGGGCTCCGACTTCGTCGAGATGTTCGTGGGCGTCGGCGCGTCGCGCGTCCGCGACATGTTCGAACAGGCCAAGAAGAACGCCCCCTGCATCGTCTTCATCGACGAAATCGACGCCGTTGGCCGGAGCCGTGGTGTCGGCTACGGCGGCGGCAACGACGAACGCGAGCAGACGCTGAACCAGCTTCTGGTCGAGATGGACGGGTTCGAGGCCAACGAGGGCATCATCATCGTCGCGGCCACGAACCGGCCCGACGTGCTCGACCCCGCGCTGCTGCGTCCCGGCCGCTTCGACCGCCAGGTGCAGGTGCCGAATCCCGACATCAAGGGGCGAGAGAAGATCCTCGGCGTCCATGCCCGCAAGGTCCCGCTCGGCCCCGATGTCGACCTGCGCATTATTGCGCGCGGCACACCCGGTTTCTCGGGGGCAGACCTTGCCAACCTCGTGAACGAGGCTGCGCTTCTTGCCGCCCGGATCGGGCGTCGCTTCGTCTCGCTCGATGATTTCGAGAAGGCCAAGGACAAGGTCATGATGGGGCCGGAGCGCCGGTCGATGGTCATGACCGAGGACGAAAAGAAACTGACCGCCTATCACGAGGCCGGCCATGCCATCGTCGGTATCCACGTTCCGCAGCACGATCCGGTCCACAAGGTCACGATCATCCCGCGCGGCCGGGCGCTTGGCGTCACCTTCTACCTTCCGGAACGCGACAAGCTTTCGATGACGCGCGAGGCGGCCCTGTCGCGTCTGGCGTCGGTCATGGGCGGCAAGGCGGCGGAAGAACTGGTCTTCGGCCCCCAGAACGTGACCAACGGCGCCTATTCGGACATCCAGCACGTCACCAACCTCGCCACCGCGATGGTCAGCCAGTGGGGCATGTCCGACAAACTCGGCAACATCAATTACACCTCGACCCAGGAAAGCTTCCTTGGCAACCAGTCGCATTTCAACGCCTCGGAAGAGAGCCGCGAGATCATCGACCAGGAGGTTCGCCGGCTCGTGGACGAGGCCTATGAGCGGGCCAAGACCATTCTGAAGGACAATTGGCAGGAGATGGAAAACCTCGCCCAGGGCCTTCTGGAATACGAGACGCTGACCGGCGAGGACATGATGCGCGTCATTCGCGGTGAGGCGCCGAAGAGCGGCGACGACAGCGATGACGGGTCCGACAAGGGCCCCGCGGCGCCGTCGCTGACCGCGATCCCGAAGACCAAGAAGCCGAAGGCGCCGAAAGGCGGCGGGATGGAGCCCGAGCCCTCGGCCTGA